tttagctaacattagatagttaatccagagattcttaccgaTTCGGCAGTCTAGTCCAGATCACCATggatggcatttgtagttctttatgatagccacattagcagctaattagcatttcatattGGGGGGttaaatacaggcgaatatattgataaatgtcaccttgtcctagagacatttacacagttatcaaaacatcacgccagggtaagccaacacaaaaaaaacataactTATTTTAGATTCTAAAATTcactatgggaaaaatgaatgatggaaaaacgattggaaccatttccttctttgaccgctaggttttatgggtattatgactcatactgtggtactctatacaCTCGTATCCACCGTGGACCGGTTCGTATAAAAAACATTGTCCGTTCAGACTGCAGAGGTGTCGATTTCCTCCTTAACTTGATTTAATAGtgactacatttttttttaaattctcacCAATAAATTAAGAAGTCGAGTTAAGGAGGAATATTAAATTAAGGAGGAAATCGACAGCTTTGCTGCCTAAGTGGAGAATTAATGTTTTATGTGCGAATCGGTCCATGAGGGATATGTGTGTAAAGCCGGCTGCATACATTCCCTTCGGACGGTAAAATGAAACGACTCAGTATCGCCATCTGCCGGCCTTTGGGATAGGTTGAAATGTTTAAACTTTCCTACCtaatttcttctttttttattaaACTTGTTGTGCTCATTGTAATGGTTTACTATTTAATTTCACAAATGCAGGAAACTACCAAAAGAAAGGAAACACCAATATAACGCGTCTTAATACTTAATAGTGTGTTGGGCCAACCCGAGCCACCAGAACAACTTCAATgctccttggcatagattctacaagtgtctggaaaaCTATCTGACActattcttccacgagaaattccataattgagtgttttgttggtggtggaaaacacccGCTGCTCCAGAATCTCTCATACGtcttcaattgggttgagatctgatgactgagatacacacacacacacacacacacacacacacacacacacacacacacacacacacacacacacacacacacacacacacacacacacacacacacaccctatgctCCTTTGCGACCCATCTTTCAAAGTCATTGAGATCTCTTCTAGCCACGGTAGCCAAAATAAAGGTCAACTGGGCATTTCTATACATGACCCTAAACTTcttttaattgcttaattaactcaggaaccacacctgtgtggaagtacCTGTATTCactatactttgtatccctcatttagtgtttcctttattttgtcagttacctgtagtgCTCCAGTATGTGAACTGCCTGTGAAGCAGAAGGTCGTGAGTGATATTGTGCACCCTACAGACCATTTCTTGATACTGCATGATCATCTACAGTACTGTCCAAAACAGGCAACAAATGACAATTATATTATTACACTATCAAGAGCATCATACTGCATTTCCACCACAATATAATAAAACATGTTAGCTTATTCACAGGAATTGTCATCGATTAGAATGACAAAGCAACGAGGAGACAACACATGGAGAAGAAAACCTACTTTGTGTTAAATATGGATCTCTTTTTGTGCTCTCTCTTTTATTTATAAAGCATATTTTGGTAATAATCCAAATATAATTTCGTATGATTATGATATTGACCATTAAAATATAACATTCATTTCCAGAAATACAATATTATCATTGGGCTGACAGACACGTGGCTAATGTTCAAGATAGGATATCAGTTGTGTGTAATGAACGTTAGCCTATTACATTAAGTTATTGTTATGAACTGAAGTGAATGTACTCTAAACGAATTATATGAAATATTAGCATCCTTTATATTAGCCTACTTGAATAGGTGTTTATCAAGTTTCTGTTATTTAATGAGGTCTCCcgagtcacagtcagacagaaagAATTAGCAGACAAAGCTTCACGAGTCCATTATAGTTAGATGTATTCTGGCCGTTATACTTAGATGTATTCTGGCCATAACAGTTACATGTATTCTGGCCATTACAGTTAGATGTATTCTGGCCATAACAGTTAGATGTATTCTGGCCGTTATAGTTAGATGTATTCTGGCCATAACAGTTAGATGTATTCTGGCCATAACAGTTAGATGTATTCTGGCCATTATAGTTAGATGTATTCTGGCCATAATAGTTAGATGTATTCTGGCCATTATAGTTAGATGTATTCTGTCCATTATAGTTAGATGTATTCTGGCCATAACAGTTAGATGTATTCTGGCCATTACAGTTAGATGTATTCTGGCCATTATAGTTAGATGTATTCTGGCCATTATAGTTAGATGTATTCTGTCCATTATAGTTAGATGTATTCTGGCCATAACAGTTAGATGTATTCTGGCCATTATAGTTAGATGTATTCTGGCCATAACAGTTAGATGTATTCTGGCCATTATAGTTAGATGTATTCTGGCCATAATAGTTAGATGTATTCTGGCCATTATAGTTAGATGTATTCTGGCCATTATAGTTAGATGTATTCTGGCCATAACAGTTAGATGTATTCTGGCCATAACAGTTAGATGTATTCTGGCCATTATAGTTAGATGTATTCTGGCCATTATAGTTAGATGTATTCTGGCCATTATAGTTAGATGTATTCTGGCCATAACAGATGTATTCTGGCCATAACAGTTAGATGTATTCTGGCCATAACAGTTAGATGTATTCTGGCCATAACAGTTAGATGTATTCTGGCCATAATAGTTAGATGTATTCTGGCCATAATAGTTAGATGTATTCTGGCCATTATAGTTAGATGTGTTCTGGCCATAATAGTTAGATGTATTCTGGCCATTATAGTTAGATGTATTCTGGCCATAACAGTTAGATGTATTCTGGCCATAACAGTTAGATGTATTCTGGCCATTATAGTTAGATGTATTCTGGCCATAATAGTTAGATGTATTCTGGCCATAACAGTTAGATGTATTCTGGCCATAACAGTTAGATGTATTCTGGCCATTATAGTTAGATGTATTCTGGCCATTATAGTTAGATGTATTCTGGCCATTATAGTTAGATGTATTCTGGCCATTATAGTTAGATGTATTCTGGCCATAATAGTTAGATGTGTTCTGGCCATAATAGTTAGATGTATTCTGGCCATTATAGTTAGATGTATTCTGGCCATAATAGTTAGATGTATTCTGGCTCTAGGGCTGGGAAGGTTAGTAGTTAGAATTGTGTTCTGCAGAGGTTTCACGCTAATTAGTCCAGTTCAATGGCTTTAAGCATGAGCGGTTGAACCCGTGACGGTCATGAGAATTCCTTTCCTCCCCTCACAGTTCTAACCCTTTCTCAAGTCAGAGATTTAAGTAAAGAAAAGTGAGACTGAGAACTTTTGGAAAAAGTGTTGGGAAGCAATTTAGAAGGACCGGACCCTTTCACAATCTAACTATCCACTTTAGGTAAGACTATgcttgtgttttatttttttaaaacgcAGACCAAACACTGACAGCCTTGATGCACAGGCCATTCAGTTATTCtattcaactatatatatatatatatatatatatatatatatatatatatatatatatatatatatatataaaaatgacaTTTTCTAAATGATCAATTGTCTCTGGATTTACAGAGCCTATGGCCTATATTATGCTTGATGGACTAAGATATTGATCCCGTTTCAAATCAATATAGTTGTATTAATTGCATTGCTACAAAGAAATAACactacagtgtatatatacatacagtatatgcataggCCTACAGAAGTCACATAAATGATCTCGTCTGATGTGTTAAAAATTGCTTTGAAATGGAGTGTGAAATACATGTGCACATTTCAGGGACAAATGCTGAATCTACCAGTCTCATACTTGACCAATGGTTCACAGTATGTAATTGATGTTGCTATTAACATGTAATAACCATATCCTACAGTTTATAACCCAACGGTATTCCTCAGGTGTAGTCACTGGATGGTTCAAAGAGATGCCTCACGGTGACTTCAATGTTTATTTTGCAAGCAGAGGAGGACCCCATGTCAGGACCGAAGAGTTAGTGCATTATTATATTTTTACGATGACAATATCAGACTGTTGACTCTATTTATGGGCAGGCCTGATAGAAATTCAGAACTTTATTAGATTTTTTATAGCTTTTGTTATGCTGCATCTCAATCTTAATTTATAATTTGGTGAAGAAAGTATTATTCATTTAGTGTTTTCTTTTCTTTGTGTGCCACAGGGCAGCAGGCATAGCTCTGTTGGTCTTCATACTTGCAGCCCTTCTCATCCTCGGATGCTGGTATTTTAGGAGGAGATGCGGGTACAAAATGATTAGGGTAAGATTAGTCCAGCACTTGCATGGTCAAGGGTGCATATTTCAATAGTCTTAATAAATGGCTTCCTCTCTACTTTCCTTAATCTGTGGTGATCTGAAGAGAATAGGCTTAGGCTTTCACCCGGACAGTTATTTCCGATGATTATATGTCTATGATTCTCCTCAGTTAAGATAAAGGAGGATACAAAGAGGGATAGCTGCATTAATGCACATCAACTTGGCAATGGGTTTAGGGGAGCTCCCACCACACTGGTTCCTTTAGAACAGATCTGAAAACTCAGAAGAAGAAAAGTGTATGTATGGGTTGCTTTCCCAGTGAACACAAGACGTTGAAAATACTTCTTTTTAACGTCTTTTCAACCAAAAAGACAATGTTTTCATGTGTTTTGCTCATAGGTTTTCGACAGGGCTTATACCTCCTGTTCCCCTGTTGTTTTCTTTTCCTCTCGTGTTATTCTCCCCACAGAGCCCGAGATCAGGGTCCCTGCCAGGATTCAGTGGAGGACAGTTCAACGAGGGAGGAGCCACAGCAGAAAACAAGATGGGCCTCAGTGACCTCCGACCTTTGGTAAAACACCGGATGTACTGGGGGGGAAGCAATGGTGGTCAGGGCCAGTATtaataaagcatctcagagtaggactgCTGCTCTAGGATCAGTTTTTGCCTAGTAGATCATactgaataagattacatggagagacgggccctgatcctagatcagcactcatctAAGGCGCTTTATGAAAATGGGCCCAGAGCTCTCTTTTTTCAGAGTATTTGATAAGTTTTATTGAATGAAGGTGTTTTTTGTGAGGTTTAAATCTCTATAGAAACTTAGAGAAGTGTGGAGAGAATTTGTTTATGCCAAAGTAGTGGTGGAACCGATCCCATGATGCAGACATGGGCAGTTATGCGCTGGAAGGCAATGGTGTGACCAACCCCAGGCCACGATCGTTCTCTTGTCATAGGATACTGCATTCCTCTGACTATACAGACAACAACACAAGCATGAAGGAAGGACCTATTGTTCAACTCTCCATTACTCTTCTGAGAATGAAAAGGGCAATAAAGCCAAAGGTCATGTGAGCTGCCTGATGCAATATGACTGGTGGCGGTTCAGTCTGAGATTGTCAccagaccagtcaggaggagatTATGATCTGGAATTCATAGGGGTGTTAGGAAGGGGAGGTTTGGATCAGAGTGGTGGGGGATGGGTGATGTGTGTGATATTCTACTGGAAAAGGTTAGCCTTTCTTTGTTCAGAGGAAAACATTTTGACTTGAGGGCTTTTTCCACGACTGAGACgaaccaagctgtactgagctgTCCGATGCATCCTTCATAGTTGCTGAAATCATTCCGAAAAGGACGATGTgaaaagaaaataagaaaatattCAGAGACTGCAGTTGAAAACTAGCCAGCTGGCTAGAAATTGCATTTTTACAGTAATGTTGACTACTGTGCAATGTACCTGTAAAACTAAATGTCATAACGTAAGCGAGCTCAGTTTGGTTTGGCCCAGCCCAATAGTGTGAAAATGGAAATAGTATTTCAATCATCAAAGAGTGGCTTATCCTGCTTGTTTTCTAAATGGTGTGTGTTTGACTTGATGTGTTTCAGGTTCCCAATGCCCCTCCTGCATATGAGACGATATCATCAGGACCCCTACCTCCTCCCTACTCCCCCTAATAACAGTCCTCTGTGGATAACCAAAAAGATGAAaactatttacatttacgtcatttagcagacgttcttatccagagcgacttacaaattggtgcattcaccttatgatatgaaCTTAATGTGTTGTCTTATTTAAACTCTATATCAATGAAGAAAAAGCTTTTGATGAAAATACTATTAGCACTCTATATTTACAATTACACGATTTACCATATTTTACTCGTTATTTTTTTCCTatcttgtatttttttttgtttttgtggaTTTCTCCAAAACTTGTTTTGTGTGTTATGTGTTCCTCAAGGTTATATTTCTGAAGGTTGCTCGGCAAACAAGACCCTTCTATCAATACTTGAATAAGAGTATATTAATCGATTACAACAAAGTCGTACTTAGGAAATTGCTTGTTCATTTAAGATAaccaacgtaaaaaaaaaaaaagtatatctgCAATTGAGAATCCATAGTAATTTAAAGACAACCGCCGGCTTGATCGTTGGCTTATTATTTCAACATGTACTTATGAAAGGATTTGAAAAATGATGGAATGGTTATCCCCTATAAAATTCTGCAGACACATTACAATAAAAATATAAAGTTTACCAAGGGTCTAATTCAAATTAACACCACAAAACCCTCTATGGAGGACATtattttcaagcagaaatgtccACAGTCATGCAATGAAAATGTACCAACTaaatactttgaaaaatctatatggtaggaaaaataaataaatgtaaaaatatatatatatatatatatatatatgggcttCAACATTTCAATAAATCATTTAGAAGTTGCATTTCAATCATGTGAAATACCAGTTTATTTTCCAAATAGTTGATGGAAATAAGACTGATCCAATGTAATAAAATGTAGACACCGACATGCCTCTTGAGTAGGCAACACATCAGAAGAACGTATATAACAGGTCAGAGGGAAAGACCTAAGAGTGTGGTAAACAGAATAAAAACAAGTGTAGTTCCAATCTAAGGAATTCAATTGATATCATTTCAAAATGATAATTAATGTCAATGAAACGCATTACAATCACATTCAAATCCATTTGTCTACCCTTCAAACCAAGCAATATACAACATATTTATTACTGGCCGAGAAAAAGTTTCAAAAAAGAAGTCCAAATTGATCTTGAAACTTTGAGAAGGAAACCCTAAAATGCTGTTTGCTTTAAGAAATAGAAAACCCATCAAAAATACACTGCCACCTACATTTCTTGAGCAAACTGTTTGAGTCAGCTATAGAGGTTTATCTAGTGtcgcttaaagctgcaatatgtcactttttgggtgacctgaccaaattcacatagaaatgcattatagatctgtcattcttattgaaagcaagtctaagaagcggtagatctgttccatGTGCGCTCTCTCTATGCCTCCCGTTcctaagttttgtttttgcgtcaaacagctgaaaatacaatatttttagtTATGGAAAagtatttcacagcagtttagatgatacaatgattctctacactatacttgcttgttttgccaCAAACTCAAACTAggggaactattagaattttagcaaccaggaaatggcagagccatttctgcatagtgcatctttaaacaCACTTAGATATGCAAAGTAAAAATACAGCTCAACCAGGCAGTTTCTCAACCGACTACCACCTTCTACCAAAAATATTCTAGAATGTTGTAGATATTCTAGAGGCGGTCCAGAACACAAAGTTTGCTGGAATATGTGTCTTCTTCATCACATACAATGGTACTGGCTTTCAGTCTTTCAGTTGATAGGGCCACTTCTGTCAGTCTGGGTAGGCATCCAGGGATTGTCAGTATTTACAGGAGGCAGGGGCAGCACTCTCCCAGTGGATTTCGGAGTTAGACTCAACGTAGCCAAAGGCTTGTTAGCCATCTCTGGCAGGCCTGTGTTGGCGGTAGGGCCTCTAACCGTGTTTAAAACAGCACCATCAGGACTCACTAGTAGCTTGGTGGTGGGGCTGGTTGTTTGCACTGCTGATGCAGGCATCTGTGAAGCCTGCAAAGGGCACTTGCCTAGGCCCAGTATCTGCTGCTGCCAAGGATTGGATAAAACAATGGGCATGCGGATAGTCTCTGCCGACATCACCGTCCTGACAGGTTGAGCAGGTGTCATGATTACAGTGCTGTTGGATGGAGGCACAGTTGCCACAGGAGATGTTTTGCTACCGAAGGCACCCCCAAGGGGCGGTACAGTCACCACAGGTAGAGACTGCATCCTGGAGAAGGTGCTCCAGATCGGCGGAACAGCTACCGTCGGTAGGACCTGCATCCGTGTGGAGACCGCTCCCATAGTTTGCACGAATGACGTTATCTGCTGTGTTGTGAGTGGTGCATAGTTGATGCCAAGTCCCGTGTTCAAAGGGAGCTGCTTTGTTGGGCTCTGTAGAACTTCTGCTGTTTGAGCTGCGCTGGAACTTGCTGGCACGGAGGAAAGTGACAAGCCGCCCATCCCTTCCGGTTGAGTTAAAGGTGGAGCTGCCACCACATTAGCTAGGCCAGTAAGTATGGTGGCCGGAGCAGGGAGCCGGTGTAAAACTGGTGGAGAACcgttggtggtggtgctggtgaccGATAGTGGAGCTCGAATCTCCATCGTCTGGCGAGGGACAGTGAAAGAGACCGGGAGATAGGGTCCAACTTTCTCAGCGGACGGCGCTGCAAGGGTTAGTGATCTAAGTGCTGCTTGTTGAGGCTGGTGCGTCCTTGGTTGTGTGGCCATTCTGGGGCCTTGTGCAGGTGTGGGTAGCCCAGGTAACGTTGGCCCTCGAGGGACACCGGTCGTTGGGCTCGCTCCCCTGGGACTAGGAGCTGCCACAGGCACTGCAGGGCTGGATATTATGAGGACATGCTGGCCAGGCCCAAGGCCTTGAGGGGGAACAACAAAACGGGTGTTGTTGAGCAGAATCTGTGTGCCGCCTGCAAGCGGTGCAGGGGTGTTAATGACAATCTTCTGTTGCAcagttgtggtggtggtgctggtgacaGGATTGGTATTACCAGCCGGCCGCACTGCAGTGGACTGCTGAGTTGATCTAGTGGCAATTGGAGACTGTGGAGTACTTATTTGAGGAGGTGTGGTGACCCCGCTTACACAGTGAGAGTGGTGAGACTGAGAAACCTGGGCCGGTGGTGTGAGAGGGGATGTTTTGACAAGGCCTAGCGGTGTAGTGACCGGCACTGGTAGTTGTGGGTTGCTGGTGATTAAACCTCTGATTATCGAAGACCGTGGTTGCCCAGTTACCTTGCTAAGATTGGGGATCACAGAGGACGAAGGGATGCCTTGTAGTTGAGATCCAGTCAGGCGTGTGGAAGAGGGCAAATGTGCAGTGCTAGTGATAAGGTGAGACGACGTGGTTGTAAGAAGTGCAGCCTGTGTGCCAGACACAGATGTGCTTTTTAAAGTAGATTGTGCAAGTGCACTTTCCTGTTGTGGTAGCCTTATCGGAGATCCTGGAAGCAGATTGATGCGCTGGACCTTATTCAAGGCTCCGAAGTTTGCACTGCTGATAGCTTGACCAAAGTTGAGTCCGATCTTCATTGCTTCATTGGGTATTGACGTGGTCAGGGATTGTGCCCCAGACACTGAAACATGTCTTGGAATGCTACTTGTTGCGTGGGATGCCTGGGCTGGTGATTGGCTGATGAACATCAACCTTTGCCCTGGAAGAGCGGAGGGAGCTGTAGTGGAAGTGACTTTGGTTGCAGCCATAGAAGTGACGTTGGACGAGGGAGAGACCAGGATGAACTTAGTGAATGGGGACCTCTCATCTGGACATACCCTTTTCAAAACAGGTTTAgtgacacactggaccagagatgtCTGGGTGGCGCCTGCTGGGTTACCAGGTACAGTGACGATGCTTTTAGGTAGCTGTGAGTTCACAGCAACTGTAGATGAGACGTTGCAGCCCTGGTTTACAGCAACGGTAACAGCAGAGCCCACTGTCTGACCTGTGGCCTGAATGCCAGCAGTGATCGAAGACTGGCGTGCAGTTGTTGAACTCGTGACAGTTGAAGACCGTAATGGTGACGGTCTTGATTGCACCTGGGCTACAGTCGCGCTTGTGACCACTGGGACCGTGGGGGCAGCAGGGGGAGAGGTCTTGGACACCAGGAAGGCTTTGAACTGTGGAGAGATGATGACGGGACTGGCAGGTAACAAACCAGATGTACTCTGATCGGACATTTGCACCTTGACTACTCCAGTGTTGCCCCCCCTAGTGGTGACTAGGATGGACTGCGAGTCCCTTATACACACGGTCTTCAGCTCTTGTTTAGGGACCGGAGGTTTACTGGGATCAGTAAAAGCTGTGCTAGTGGGGTTGGATGGTGATCTATTTGGTATAACATTTTGGGTAGTGCTACTCACTCTCGGACCAGGGAGTTGGACAACCTTGTAGCCTGTTGTAAGAGAGGTTGTCTGCAACCTAGAGGAGTTGGTAGGAGAGGGCGTAGCTCCCTTTAGCGGTGCCACTTGTTGTATGGGGATCCGGTTGTCATGACTTTGAGGCATGGTGAATCCAGAGCTTTGTGACAGTGTAGTGGACGCTTTGGAAGCTGGGACCTGGATTGTCCTTGGTTGCTGGGGGTGACTCTGACCCTCTGACTTTTGAATGAGCAAGTTCGAAGGAAGGATGACCACTTGCTGCATTAGCTTATCCCCCGTTTTCTGGTCCAGGATTGGCTGCACTGCGATTTTCATAGGGCTTCCAGCTTTTCTGACCAGACCCATGCCCTCGGGCATCTTGTAGACAACCTGTACAGGGGTCTTTGGTATGGGCGTGGTATGGGAcatctgtgtgtgtttaggtgtgggTGTTGTTGGTTGCGGTAACTGTTGAGAGCTTTGTGGTAAAAAATGTTTAAGTTTGGTAGCTTGCAGGGAAGAAGCACAGGCTAAGCTATGCCCCTGACCAACATGGCTGATAACACCTGGCTGATGATGAATTAAAGTAACTTTATTACCAACATTCTTAGCCAGCAGGGTATATAGCTGAATGGGTTTGTGAGTCCTTTGGACACCAGCCATCGGAGTAGTTATAACCACTGGGCTTGTTTCTCCAACCTGCTGTGCTGCTGGATTCGCTTCCCTGGATCTGTTTTCCACTTCAGCTTCAGGGGAAGTCGTCAGTTCGTCACTGTTGATCCTGCCTCTCTTAATGAGGCTTGAGTTCTCATCTAAATCACTCTGCAGACGCTTCAAGCCCCGAGTGGAAGGCCTGTGCTCGTTCAAGGTCAACATCTCTTGTCTGGTTACCACAGTGAAGCTGCCTCTCAACGCCTCTGTTCCATACTGCCCTGAGTCCTCTGAAAAAAAGACACACATTCAATGTATTTCAACTTGACTGTCAACTGACAATGATTTTACTGATACAAATCGTTTGTGATTTCAATGCAATTTATAATAAATAGCCTACACATGATATGCTTTTCCATAATGTCTTACTGCACTTCACCCACTAATAAAACACAAGTTACCTCCCGCCCACAGCATCCTCTGATCAGCCTGATCCTGCTGTTCCTCCTCTTcagtcagtctggtgttttcagTGAACGAGGTGCTTCTATCCACATCCTCTCTGACAAAGTTGTCATAGTCAGGGTGCTTTTTGAAGTCGTCAAAATCCCTTTTCAAACGTAGCCTGTGGGGAAAGATTACGTCAAAATTATAAATAAAAGCCATCGAGGAGTCAATGACGTGTTATGCTAGACAGGTTTTGTAAACATAGTTTTGTGATATTATAACCGCCTTCAGGCGAGTGGT
The DNA window shown above is from Salmo salar chromosome ssa13, Ssal_v3.1, whole genome shotgun sequence and carries:
- the LOC106568436 gene encoding uncharacterized protein KIAA2026 isoform X2; translated protein: MKVQTETFNPPKVPQNDTGEKQDLSDKKDGHNSHLFFLNRDCQNELGSGSQNVHIVSSLDSKWHSTERSSLVTKGGLSNGTSLENVYVLSHSSSMSNPALRHDGVPEISNELSLSEVCIPTTVTVEEDLSYELQQAYRIFNGFLLEKHKGIMTPFLHPIGLEKHTDRVRGHIKKSMCFRRMEEKFVSREYETITEFVADFRLMLENCYRHHGIDHWISKQAQKLEIMLEQKLTLLSRTLREKTTLAVTSKGRLGTEDERGPVGTSARRRTVPRSLATITVGGNESIMIQALRLEEQQRVKEEKRQRELDKKEAEETSAKEVEEWERSLLSQANQTPLKTMWELPAIGHFLCLAQAALNLPEIVFFELERCLLMPRCSIFLSKIMSSLLCPPQRRGTLHRRPALTYCRWESELRQRVQGWYYAMGTAEDQGWMAEQLGLSHQFFRTVGVVSPLEENPFHLVPFIQRVWLLKGLCDNVYETQKDVQDAVLGQPIHECRESILGYDGNENAYIHFPHFCGADLRIYCQSVSMPSDFPLPAVWVKRVEPDEGLSEDSDNQKDSEHLVSMEESSEEKPSSDRRSGGRVKGDMCRGGTGQFHTWGVEDEEDCKPTNQNKLTGSTGPSSPIKDFVGRGIVKEEPQELEYRPNRRQVKQEEGSDVSSGSCEPRLSVGEHCYTGKSPARPARATDTSRPGVTVPMRLNDVHVKVDRNKLTEGRRCCPKCFTKMGTKSQDIHRCYCATDKKSTTSPSGAGHPRKVNVTKNRMDRIRVKKTKRKKARELGELHAAGGQRRPDRSPLCKAKAAKSTVRRAATALKKKDKRKKRKMGRKLKSRKLASKKKPQLPVQPAFRLVCTSLEELRELISRTEDELDELESTKKRSGRWCFRKEAVKDLHITLIRLLNELSPWEPKLVKAFHRNRLRLKRDFDDFKKHPDYDNFVREDVDRSTSFTENTRLTEEEEQQDQADQRMLWAGEDSGQYGTEALRGSFTVVTRQEMLTLNEHRPSTRGLKRLQSDLDENSSLIKRGRINSDELTTSPEAEVENRSREANPAAQQVGETSPVVITTPMAGVQRTHKPIQLYTLLAKNVGNKVTLIHHQPGVISHVGQGHSLACASSLQATKLKHFLPQSSQQLPQPTTPTPKHTQMSHTTPIPKTPVQVVYKMPEGMGLVRKAGSPMKIAVQPILDQKTGDKLMQQVVILPSNLLIQKSEGQSHPQQPRTIQVPASKASTTLSQSSGFTMPQSHDNRIPIQQVAPLKGATPSPTNSSRLQTTSLTTGYKVVQLPGPRVSSTTQNVIPNRSPSNPTSTAFTDPSKPPVPKQELKTVCIRDSQSILVTTRGGNTGVVKVQMSDQSTSGLLPASPVIISPQFKAFLVSKTSPPAAPTVPVVTSATVAQVQSRPSPLRSSTVTSSTTARQSSITAGIQATGQTVGSAVTVAVNQGCNVSSTVAVNSQLPKSIVTVPGNPAGATQTSLVQCVTKPVLKRVCPDERSPFTKFILVSPSSNVTSMAATKVTSTTAPSALPGQRLMFISQSPAQASHATSSIPRHVSVSGAQSLTTSIPNEAMKIGLNFGQAISSANFGALNKVQRINLLPGSPIRLPQQESALAQSTLKSTSVSGTQAALLTTTSSHLITSTAHLPSSTRLTGSQLQGIPSSSVIPNLSKVTGQPRSSIIRGLITSNPQLPVPVTTPLGLVKTSPLTPPAQVSQSHHSHCVSGVTTPPQISTPQSPIATRSTQQSTAVRPAGNTNPVTSTTTTTVQQKIVINTPAPLAGGTQILLNNTRFVVPPQGLGPGQHVLIISSPAVPVAAPSPRGASPTTGVPRGPTLPGLPTPAQGPRMATQPRTHQPQQAALRSLTLAAPSAEKVGPYLPVSFTVPRQTMEIRAPLSVTSTTTNGSPPVLHRLPAPATILTGLANVVAAPPLTQPEGMGGLSLSSVPASSSAAQTAEVLQSPTKQLPLNTGLGINYAPLTTQQITSFVQTMGAVSTRMQVLPTVAVPPIWSTFSRMQSLPVVTVPPLGGAFGSKTSPVATVPPSNSTVIMTPAQPVRTVMSAETIRMPIVLSNPWQQQILGLGKCPLQASQMPASAVQTTSPTTKLLVSPDGAVLNTVRGPTANTGLPEMANKPLATLSLTPKSTGRVLPLPPVNTDNPWMPTQTDRSGPIN